From Enterococcus mediterraneensis, the proteins below share one genomic window:
- a CDS encoding MurR/RpiR family transcriptional regulator translates to MLIEEKLAQQDAFTTTEKRIADYIRVHIETAVYMTIEELAKETYTSHSAIIRLCKKLGFSGFKEFRFELGREVHQLIAQFNQTIDPNFPFSSEDSVQQIAKQMADLSIQSIKKAQLQIEQQNLAEIAEVLNSAQRIFLFAKGDSQITARKFQNKLVKLNKFLVLAEEYSDSSWNAANLTADDCAIFISYSGRIHHYERIMMYLAHVGTPTLLLTGNPNSEMAKHASMSLVVTQQEYDFAKVATFSSQIAFDYVLNTLFSVMYAQHFDENIRNLKNKQELIQKGILKEYHGS, encoded by the coding sequence ATGCTTATTGAAGAAAAACTAGCGCAACAAGACGCATTCACCACAACTGAAAAACGGATCGCCGATTATATCCGTGTACATATCGAAACCGCGGTATATATGACTATCGAAGAATTAGCCAAAGAAACCTACACGTCTCATTCTGCGATCATCCGTTTGTGTAAAAAGCTGGGGTTCAGCGGCTTTAAAGAATTCCGCTTTGAATTAGGGCGCGAGGTCCATCAATTGATCGCTCAATTCAACCAAACCATCGATCCGAATTTCCCGTTTTCAAGTGAGGACAGTGTCCAGCAGATCGCCAAACAAATGGCTGATCTGTCGATCCAATCGATCAAAAAAGCGCAACTGCAGATCGAGCAGCAAAACTTAGCAGAAATTGCCGAAGTATTGAATAGTGCCCAACGGATCTTTCTTTTTGCCAAAGGCGATTCGCAGATCACTGCCCGAAAATTTCAAAACAAATTAGTAAAGTTGAACAAGTTTTTGGTATTAGCGGAAGAATACAGCGATTCTTCGTGGAATGCCGCCAACTTGACTGCAGATGACTGCGCCATCTTTATCAGTTACAGCGGAAGAATCCATCATTATGAGCGGATCATGATGTATCTGGCACATGTGGGAACACCGACTTTACTGCTCACAGGCAATCCAAATTCTGAAATGGCCAAACATGCCAGCATGTCTCTTGTCGTTACCCAACAAGAATATGATTTTGCGAAAGTCGCGACTTTCTCTTCCCAGATTGCTTTCGATTATGTACTGAATACATTGTTTTCCGTCATGTATGCACAGCACTTTGACGAAAACATCCGCAACTTGAAGAACAAACAAGAACTGATCCAAAAAGGCATTTTAAAAGAATATCACGGTTCTTAG
- a CDS encoding AraC family transcriptional regulator has translation MLTTITTTMDLLYRKYLIPMILLNSEGEIQNPNTSWQTKESLRKQLHKIDSSKINLYHMGTYMFGLLPFVHHEEQYFMIVGPCGVIGTAEESCFFLGHEYHYQVHYSKEDKYSFEEFITLLHVILTHEVLDKDKIHWSYQNQDTSQKVKTEFNLEQNLYDRRANEASFDSYQFELRYIEYIKRNEPEKVAWVFKKMTETYQVDLSPFQLEGLKLKFSAFVAVVTRMTIDEGVPINQAFGLSDSLIQGLVNIHSVDECLRYIKEATYRFMDLLKSYPLAEKSLLVKTIVNYIDDHLYEKVTMEQLTSITNKHRTHIANQFKKEMNQTIHTYIQERKIEEAKHLLLFTDNSFEEIASLLAFSSQSHFIQVFKKVTGITPKTYKTTHYAYALA, from the coding sequence ATGTTAACGACTATCACCACCACGATGGATCTGCTCTATCGTAAATACTTGATTCCCATGATTCTTTTAAATAGTGAAGGAGAGATCCAAAACCCTAACACCAGCTGGCAAACGAAGGAATCTCTTCGAAAACAACTTCATAAAATAGACAGCAGCAAGATCAACTTATACCACATGGGGACCTATATGTTTGGATTGCTGCCTTTTGTCCATCACGAAGAACAATATTTTATGATCGTCGGGCCTTGCGGAGTGATCGGCACTGCCGAGGAATCCTGTTTCTTTCTTGGGCATGAATACCATTATCAGGTACATTATTCTAAAGAGGATAAATATTCTTTTGAGGAATTTATTACGTTGCTGCATGTTATCTTGACACATGAAGTTTTAGACAAAGACAAGATCCATTGGTCCTATCAAAATCAAGATACTTCTCAAAAAGTGAAAACTGAATTCAATTTGGAACAGAATCTGTATGATCGTCGGGCAAATGAAGCGAGCTTCGATTCCTATCAATTTGAATTACGCTATATCGAATACATCAAACGCAATGAACCTGAAAAAGTGGCATGGGTTTTCAAAAAAATGACTGAGACCTACCAAGTCGACCTCTCGCCATTCCAATTAGAAGGCTTGAAATTGAAATTTTCCGCTTTTGTCGCAGTGGTGACCAGAATGACCATTGATGAAGGGGTGCCGATCAACCAGGCATTCGGATTGTCTGATTCTTTGATCCAAGGATTGGTAAACATCCATTCAGTGGATGAATGCTTACGTTATATCAAGGAAGCTACTTATCGTTTTATGGATCTTTTGAAAAGTTATCCTTTAGCGGAAAAATCATTATTGGTGAAAACCATCGTCAATTATATTGATGATCATCTATATGAAAAAGTCACGATGGAGCAGTTAACCAGTATCACAAACAAACATCGCACCCACATCGCCAATCAGTTTAAAAAGGAAATGAACCAAACGATCCATACGTATATTCAAGAACGAAAAATCGAAGAAGCCAAGCATCTGCTGTTGTTCACTGACAACAGTTTTGAAGAGATCGCAAGCCTGCTCGCTTTTTCAAGCCAAAGTCACTTTATTCAAGTTTTTAAAAAAGTCACCGGTATTACCCCAAAAACCTATAAAACAACTCATTATGCGTATGCTTTAGCATAA
- a CDS encoding ROK family protein, with amino-acid sequence MNVLGIDIGGTKVKTGFVSNAIVSEKAVFSTPKTLEDFSDWLKDTLVSYEKKEAFQHVAFSVPGSVNESGTVFYGGAVPYLNEVNLPSFVAGLGLEKSLEVIVENDAKAATIGELTYGHLKGITNGAAVILGTGVGVGLCINGQLFKGSRYQSGEVSFMIRDRVLQDKDSFVGIGLSSVGFIKKMADILEVEDNGRLVFQALQKVDKDHPAYQIFQQYCYEAAVLCFDIQCLLDTEKIVIGGGISQQPLLLEMIRTGYKKIIETAPIIAQTIQPMEIDLAAFQADANLIGAAKEFF; translated from the coding sequence ATGAACGTTTTAGGAATCGATATTGGCGGGACGAAAGTAAAAACAGGATTTGTTTCAAATGCGATCGTTTCTGAAAAAGCGGTATTCTCAACTCCTAAGACCCTTGAAGATTTTTCCGACTGGCTAAAAGACACGCTGGTTTCCTACGAAAAGAAGGAAGCATTTCAACATGTTGCTTTTTCAGTACCTGGTTCAGTCAATGAATCAGGTACTGTTTTCTATGGCGGAGCAGTACCTTACTTGAATGAAGTAAACCTGCCGTCATTTGTAGCTGGTCTTGGTTTAGAAAAGTCTTTAGAAGTCATAGTAGAAAATGATGCCAAAGCGGCAACGATCGGTGAGTTGACTTACGGTCATTTGAAAGGAATCACAAACGGAGCCGCCGTGATTTTAGGAACCGGTGTTGGTGTAGGTCTTTGTATCAATGGACAGCTTTTTAAAGGAAGTCGTTATCAATCCGGTGAGGTCAGCTTTATGATCCGAGACCGCGTGTTGCAAGACAAAGACTCTTTTGTAGGAATCGGTTTATCTTCTGTTGGCTTTATCAAGAAAATGGCGGATATTTTAGAAGTTGAGGATAATGGCCGGCTGGTTTTCCAAGCATTACAAAAAGTTGACAAGGATCATCCAGCGTATCAGATTTTCCAACAATATTGTTATGAAGCAGCAGTATTGTGTTTTGATATCCAATGTCTTTTAGATACGGAAAAAATCGTGATCGGCGGCGGCATCAGTCAACAGCCGCTGCTGTTGGAGATGATCCGTACAGGTTATAAAAAAATAATTGAAACAGCACCGATCATTGCGCAGACAATCCAGCCGATGGAAATCGATCTGGCGGCTTTTCAAGCCGACGCGAATTTGATCGGTGCAGCAAAGGAGTTTTTTTGA
- a CDS encoding glycoside hydrolase family 3 N-terminal domain-containing protein, which yields MDKKRLKNLFQQLTVDEKIAQTVQLNGSLVAEYDVMNTGPMENLGLPEDLNIYEVGSIYNVNDFQKLKELQEKALESSRLKIPMLFMSDVIYGFRTIFPMPLAQAGSFDFDLIKEAAEVTAKESYLNGLHVLFSPMIDLVRDPRWGRVMESPGEDVYTAKRFAKSVIDGYQGEISETIDEDHVAACIKHFAAYGAPEGGREYNTVDMSNQRLFNEYLQPYQAAIEANTRLVMTAFNVLNGEPASGSKWLNRDILRKRYGFDGVLVSDHAAIKELIPHGYAKDTRDAAVKGLEAGVDFDMMTAIYAKELPELVKEQHFMELLDEAVWRILELKNQLGLFENPFRGLDQANTGEILTEKSKEIATALVEKSCVLLKNQGALPLKKDQKIAVVGPYGNSHLTIGFWASVSGNPKDAVPLKEGLLAELPEEKLCFARGYNMFDSYDAFGPLKAGIELLNGPIEAEEKLLTEAKEAAEEADVIVFTFGEQFLESGEGASKAHLGLPEKQIRLLDELKTCGKPIVGVLYTGRPLILTDIEDHFDSLLLAWYPGTMGGKGIANLLTGKANPSARLAMTFPRSEGQIPIYHAQLSTGRPLTSDHSDRFISKYRDESNEPLFTFGSGLSYADFEGTWQTAKAEKEAITFDFKVKNLTEIAGETVVHIYLKQRPASIVRPVRSLVASQIVSLGEHEEKECRVQLMIKELQVYDNYGNTIDSSGEYQFELDVLGKKEIISITL from the coding sequence ATGGATAAGAAGAGATTAAAAAACTTGTTTCAGCAATTGACAGTTGACGAAAAGATTGCCCAGACAGTTCAGCTTAACGGCAGTCTGGTAGCTGAGTATGATGTTATGAATACTGGGCCGATGGAAAACTTAGGATTACCGGAAGATTTAAATATTTACGAAGTGGGTTCCATCTATAATGTGAACGACTTTCAAAAATTAAAAGAATTACAAGAAAAAGCGTTAGAATCCAGTCGTTTGAAGATCCCTATGCTCTTTATGTCGGATGTCATCTATGGTTTTCGCACCATATTCCCAATGCCGTTAGCTCAAGCCGGCTCTTTTGATTTTGACTTGATTAAGGAAGCGGCAGAAGTAACAGCAAAAGAAAGTTATTTGAATGGGCTGCATGTCCTTTTCTCACCAATGATAGATTTGGTTCGGGATCCTCGATGGGGGCGGGTAATGGAGTCTCCAGGAGAAGATGTCTATACGGCGAAACGATTTGCTAAAAGTGTTATTGACGGCTATCAAGGAGAAATCAGCGAAACGATCGATGAGGATCATGTGGCAGCCTGTATCAAACACTTTGCGGCATATGGGGCACCAGAGGGAGGACGTGAATACAATACCGTAGACATGTCTAATCAGAGATTGTTCAACGAATACCTGCAACCTTATCAAGCGGCGATCGAAGCAAATACGCGTTTAGTGATGACTGCATTCAATGTTTTAAATGGCGAACCGGCAAGCGGAAGCAAATGGCTGAATCGTGATATTTTGCGAAAACGTTATGGTTTTGACGGCGTTTTGGTGTCTGATCATGCGGCAATCAAAGAACTGATCCCTCATGGTTATGCCAAGGATACTCGCGATGCTGCCGTGAAAGGACTTGAAGCAGGTGTCGACTTTGACATGATGACTGCAATCTACGCCAAAGAGCTGCCTGAGTTGGTGAAAGAGCAGCACTTTATGGAACTATTAGATGAAGCAGTCTGGCGTATCTTGGAACTAAAAAATCAATTAGGACTGTTTGAAAATCCCTTTAGAGGGTTGGATCAAGCAAATACCGGCGAGATCTTAACAGAAAAATCCAAGGAAATCGCGACTGCTTTGGTTGAGAAAAGTTGCGTCTTGTTAAAAAATCAAGGAGCATTACCTTTGAAAAAAGACCAGAAGATCGCTGTGGTTGGACCATACGGAAACAGCCATTTAACTATTGGTTTTTGGGCTTCTGTCAGTGGAAACCCTAAAGATGCTGTTCCGTTGAAAGAGGGATTGCTGGCTGAATTGCCAGAAGAAAAACTTTGCTTTGCCAGAGGCTATAACATGTTCGACAGCTATGATGCATTTGGTCCTTTAAAAGCTGGGATCGAGTTGTTGAATGGACCGATCGAAGCAGAAGAAAAGCTGTTGACTGAAGCCAAAGAAGCGGCAGAAGAAGCAGACGTCATCGTCTTTACATTTGGCGAACAGTTTTTAGAAAGCGGAGAAGGAGCTTCCAAAGCGCATCTTGGCTTGCCTGAGAAACAAATTCGATTGCTTGACGAGTTGAAAACCTGTGGCAAACCGATCGTTGGTGTCTTATATACAGGACGACCACTTATTTTGACTGATATTGAAGATCATTTCGACAGTTTGTTGTTGGCGTGGTACCCAGGGACTATGGGAGGGAAAGGAATTGCCAATCTTCTAACAGGAAAAGCCAACCCTTCAGCCCGCTTAGCCATGACTTTTCCTCGCAGTGAAGGACAGATCCCAATCTACCATGCACAGCTTTCGACTGGCCGTCCATTGACCTCGGATCATTCAGATCGATTCATTTCAAAATACCGGGATGAAAGCAATGAGCCGCTGTTTACATTTGGTTCTGGATTAAGCTATGCAGATTTTGAAGGGACTTGGCAAACAGCTAAAGCTGAAAAAGAAGCGATCACCTTTGATTTTAAAGTAAAAAATCTCACGGAGATTGCTGGCGAGACGGTCGTCCATATCTATTTAAAACAAAGACCTGCATCCATCGTGCGACCAGTCCGTTCATTAGTAGCCAGCCAGATCGTATCACTAGGAGAACATGAAGAAAAAGAGTGTCGCGTACAACTGATGATAAAAGAATTGCAAGTTTACGATAACTATGGCAACACCATTGATTCATCAGGTGAGTATCAATTTGAATTAGATGTTTTAGGTAAAAAGGAAATTATTTCTATTACGCTATAA
- a CDS encoding alpha/beta hydrolase has protein sequence MITHSLIFDKEENAGLTVYLHEASPEYSRVSSRPFVLVIPGGGYSFCSEREAEPIALNFLAQGYQAGVLRYHVGENRSFEKSLADADRALFEIHQHQNEWLIDKDKIAVIGFSAGGHLAAALSNLGKIKPSLCILGYPAILASFSKVMQIKAPSLESCVTKDTPPTFLFSTFEDNVVPIENSLLYLRALEENEVPFETHIFQKGRHGLSLATKYFGNSSEIVDPRFGNWLKEVVEWMELNWQEKEPMILGEDLSTWPIKVLIQEEENKAVLFSIFPDWQEAGFYKIIKNFNLQQLAGLAPERLTPEIITKLTTRFIKPKGE, from the coding sequence ATGATCACGCACTCTTTGATATTTGATAAGGAAGAAAATGCAGGATTGACTGTTTATCTGCATGAAGCGTCACCGGAATATTCCCGCGTGTCTTCCCGCCCGTTTGTTTTAGTGATTCCTGGCGGCGGCTATTCTTTTTGCAGCGAACGAGAAGCTGAACCGATCGCTTTGAATTTCTTGGCACAGGGCTATCAAGCCGGCGTTCTCCGCTATCATGTAGGCGAAAATCGCAGTTTTGAAAAATCACTGGCAGATGCTGATCGCGCCCTTTTTGAAATACATCAGCACCAAAATGAATGGCTGATCGACAAAGACAAGATCGCAGTTATCGGTTTTTCAGCCGGAGGACATTTAGCGGCAGCCCTCTCCAACTTAGGCAAGATCAAACCCAGTCTTTGTATTCTTGGTTATCCTGCGATTCTTGCTTCTTTCAGCAAAGTCATGCAGATCAAAGCCCCCTCTTTAGAAAGCTGTGTCACCAAAGATACGCCGCCGACGTTTTTATTCTCAACGTTTGAAGACAATGTTGTTCCTATTGAAAATTCGTTGCTGTATCTACGCGCATTGGAAGAAAATGAAGTCCCGTTTGAAACTCATATTTTCCAAAAAGGACGTCATGGGCTTTCTTTAGCTACGAAATATTTTGGAAATAGCAGTGAAATAGTGGATCCGCGGTTTGGTAATTGGTTGAAAGAAGTTGTCGAATGGATGGAGCTCAATTGGCAGGAAAAAGAGCCGATGATTTTGGGAGAAGACTTGAGCACTTGGCCGATCAAAGTATTGATTCAGGAAGAGGAGAATAAAGCTGTTTTATTTTCGATTTTCCCTGATTGGCAAGAAGCCGGCTTTTATAAGATCATCAAGAATTTTAATCTGCAGCAGCTTGCCGGATTGGCACCAGAACGACTAACTCCGGAGATCATTACAAAATTGACTACAAGGTTTATCAAACCGAAAGGAGAATGA
- a CDS encoding Gfo/Idh/MocA family oxidoreductase has translation MLTIAYLGNGKSTNRYHLPFARKLPDKIKIKKIFSRSKPSEWETFDDIEYTNQLNDLWEDPEIQLVVITTPSQFHYEYGKMALEHGKNVLVEKPFAESSKQAKELFALAKEKGLFIQCYQNRRYDSDFLTVQKIIESGKLGDILEVEMHYDYFRPEVPENTHEFSTVNSYLYGHACHTVDQVISYFGEPDDIRYDVRQLLGKGRMNDYFDLDFFYGNMKISVKSSYFRIKERPSFVVYGKKGMFVKQTKDRQEEHLKLFYMPNHDDFGIDLPEHYGVLTYVDEQGGYHEEKVVSEVGDYSRVYEGIYETLINGKEKIVKDEETILQMKILEEGIRDIQEAEKQ, from the coding sequence ATGCTGACAATCGCTTATCTGGGGAACGGAAAGAGTACGAACCGTTATCATTTGCCTTTTGCTAGAAAATTACCGGATAAAATCAAAATCAAAAAAATCTTTTCTCGCTCGAAACCATCGGAATGGGAAACATTTGATGATATCGAGTATACGAATCAATTGAATGACCTGTGGGAAGATCCTGAGATCCAATTGGTCGTTATCACGACACCTAGTCAATTTCATTATGAATATGGAAAAATGGCTTTGGAACACGGCAAGAATGTATTGGTGGAAAAACCTTTTGCAGAAAGTTCAAAACAAGCCAAAGAACTGTTTGCCTTGGCAAAAGAAAAAGGACTATTTATCCAATGCTATCAGAATCGCCGATATGATTCAGATTTCCTAACGGTCCAAAAAATCATCGAAAGCGGGAAGCTGGGGGATATCTTGGAAGTGGAGATGCATTATGACTATTTCCGACCGGAAGTTCCAGAAAATACTCATGAATTTTCTACTGTAAACAGTTATTTATATGGCCATGCTTGTCATACGGTGGATCAGGTGATTTCTTATTTTGGCGAACCGGATGATATCCGTTATGACGTGCGGCAGTTATTAGGAAAAGGTAGAATGAACGATTACTTTGATTTGGACTTTTTCTACGGCAATATGAAAATCTCCGTCAAGTCCAGCTATTTTCGGATCAAGGAACGGCCAAGTTTTGTTGTCTATGGAAAAAAAGGGATGTTCGTGAAACAGACGAAAGATCGCCAAGAAGAACACTTGAAGCTGTTTTATATGCCGAATCATGATGATTTTGGCATTGATTTGCCGGAACACTATGGCGTCTTGACGTATGTAGATGAACAAGGCGGCTACCATGAAGAAAAAGTCGTTTCTGAAGTTGGTGATTACAGCCGTGTTTATGAAGGAATCTATGAAACATTGATCAACGGCAAGGAAAAAATCGTCAAAGATGAAGAAACGATCCTGCAAATGAAGATCCTGGAAGAAGGAATCAGAGACATCCAAGAAGCAGAAAAACAATAA
- a CDS encoding PTS sugar transporter subunit IIC produces the protein MEKLENFLSSKLLPISQKLQQNKVLAALMEGFIRTSPITLGIALITIVGNFPVPGWTDYLTKIGIYPHVEAITNGATGVFSIYVVYSLAYSYAKQLGTNERNAALISLASFIMLMPQTISTIVVENGKNVDQVISGLRLDYLGGQGLFIGMITALLVTRFYAFLTKKNIMVKLPDSVPPMVTQSLAPAFVVTIIFVLVFILRVLFGLTASGSVFQFFIDVINAPLNSLVASPLSIIIIMELLAVLWFFGIHNAVLQGPLGAISMTMVVSNIAAFQQGQALPYLVPSVIYMGMYASGFMGFVTFFMIRSKSAKMKQLGKLSFIPSIFNITEPIMFGMPIILNPIFFIPQVFTQLIAGFVTWGLTTTILPVHLNPTMSLLPWTTPTFVKMPFSGGLNYTIIMVISMLIGIVMWYPFIKIADKKEYELELEAEKAKKQATDSQVVQAEIQA, from the coding sequence ATGGAGAAATTGGAAAACTTTTTGAGTAGTAAATTATTACCTATCTCACAAAAATTGCAACAAAATAAAGTGTTGGCTGCATTGATGGAAGGGTTCATTCGAACATCTCCGATTACATTGGGAATCGCGTTGATTACGATCGTTGGGAACTTCCCAGTACCAGGCTGGACAGATTACTTAACAAAAATCGGTATTTATCCTCATGTTGAGGCGATCACCAATGGAGCAACTGGTGTATTTTCCATCTATGTGGTGTACAGCTTAGCGTATTCTTATGCGAAACAGCTTGGGACAAATGAACGAAATGCAGCACTGATCTCCCTTGCCAGCTTTATCATGTTGATGCCTCAAACGATTTCGACTATCGTTGTGGAAAACGGTAAAAACGTCGATCAAGTAATCAGCGGACTGCGCCTTGATTATCTTGGCGGTCAAGGATTGTTTATCGGAATGATCACAGCACTGTTGGTGACTCGTTTCTATGCATTTTTAACCAAGAAAAATATCATGGTCAAATTACCTGACAGCGTACCACCAATGGTCACTCAGTCATTGGCACCTGCATTTGTAGTGACGATCATTTTTGTTCTAGTATTCATTCTGCGTGTATTATTTGGTTTGACCGCATCTGGTTCAGTGTTCCAATTCTTTATCGATGTCATCAATGCGCCGTTAAATTCATTGGTCGCTAGTCCATTATCTATCATTATTATTATGGAATTGTTGGCGGTTCTTTGGTTCTTCGGAATCCATAACGCTGTTTTGCAAGGACCTTTAGGAGCGATCAGTATGACGATGGTAGTTTCTAATATCGCAGCGTTCCAACAAGGACAAGCATTACCATATCTAGTTCCTTCTGTTATCTATATGGGGATGTATGCCTCTGGTTTCATGGGATTTGTTACCTTCTTTATGATTCGCAGCAAATCAGCGAAAATGAAACAACTAGGAAAACTATCATTTATTCCATCGATCTTTAATATTACCGAACCGATCATGTTTGGTATGCCGATCATCTTGAATCCGATTTTCTTTATCCCGCAAGTATTTACACAATTGATTGCTGGTTTTGTTACTTGGGGGCTTACAACAACGATTTTACCGGTGCACCTCAATCCAACGATGAGTCTGTTGCCATGGACGACACCGACATTTGTGAAGATGCCGTTTTCCGGCGGTCTGAACTATACGATCATTATGGTGATCTCAATGTTGATCGGTATCGTTATGTGGTATCCTTTCATTAAAATCGCTGATAAAAAAGAATACGAATTAGAGCTTGAAGCAGAAAAAGCAAAAAAACAAGCGACAGACAGCCAAGTTGTCCAAGCTGAGATCCAAGCATAA
- a CDS encoding glycoside hydrolase family 1 protein → MSKFPKDFLWGASTSAYQVEGGWNADGKEPSVQDVKEIPEGTTDFKDAVDHYHRYEEDVKLFKELGMKAYRFSISWSRVVPNGQVNPEGIAFYQKLIALLLENEIQPIVTVFHFDLPVSIAEKGGWENRETIQAFADYCQVLFDHFGQDVPLWQTINEQNVMALAGSVIGTSQKSMKEKFQENHHMLVAQALVTKRYHEGNYPGKIGPAPNIASVYPASDKPEDQMAALYMSALRNWLFLDAAVYGKYNHNAWHLLEKIGAVPEITDEDQDILSSGTCDYIAFNYYNTMTVSNYYEKEVKIDQQSGFGIPGFFQVVENKHLPMTEFGWPIDPEGFRFTLNEIYSRYRLPVLITENGIGGKDNLEDGKIHDEYRIDYLKQHIEQMALAIEDGVEVLGYCPWSAIDLISTHEGITKRYGFIYVNRNEEDLLDLKRYKKDSFYWYQKVIQQNGLE, encoded by the coding sequence ATGAGTAAATTTCCAAAAGATTTTTTATGGGGCGCATCAACGAGTGCCTATCAGGTAGAGGGCGGTTGGAACGCTGACGGGAAAGAACCTTCCGTACAAGATGTAAAAGAGATACCTGAAGGAACGACTGATTTCAAAGATGCCGTTGATCATTACCACCGCTATGAAGAAGATGTAAAATTGTTCAAGGAATTAGGGATGAAGGCTTACCGTTTTTCGATCTCATGGAGCCGCGTGGTGCCAAATGGACAAGTGAATCCGGAAGGGATCGCCTTTTATCAGAAATTGATCGCATTGCTGTTAGAAAATGAGATCCAACCGATAGTTACCGTATTTCATTTTGATCTGCCGGTATCTATCGCTGAAAAAGGCGGCTGGGAAAATCGGGAAACGATCCAAGCATTTGCTGATTATTGCCAAGTGCTTTTCGATCATTTTGGTCAAGATGTTCCGTTATGGCAGACCATCAATGAACAAAATGTGATGGCACTGGCCGGTTCAGTTATTGGAACGAGTCAAAAAAGTATGAAAGAAAAATTCCAAGAAAATCACCACATGTTGGTCGCACAAGCATTGGTCACGAAACGTTACCATGAAGGCAATTATCCTGGAAAGATCGGTCCGGCGCCGAATATCGCCAGCGTCTATCCAGCTAGTGACAAACCAGAAGATCAGATGGCGGCCCTTTATATGAGTGCTCTGCGTAATTGGCTGTTCCTCGATGCAGCTGTCTATGGCAAATACAACCACAATGCATGGCATTTATTAGAAAAAATCGGTGCAGTACCAGAGATCACTGATGAAGATCAAGACATTTTATCCTCAGGAACCTGTGATTATATCGCATTCAATTATTACAACACGATGACTGTTTCTAATTACTATGAAAAAGAAGTCAAGATCGATCAACAATCCGGCTTCGGCATTCCAGGATTCTTCCAAGTCGTGGAAAACAAACATCTGCCCATGACCGAATTCGGCTGGCCGATCGATCCAGAAGGCTTCCGCTTTACATTAAACGAGATTTATTCCCGATATCGCTTGCCGGTTTTGATCACGGAAAATGGGATCGGCGGGAAAGATAATCTAGAGGACGGTAAAATACATGATGAATATCGGATCGATTATTTGAAACAGCACATTGAACAGATGGCTTTAGCGATCGAAGATGGTGTGGAAGTTTTAGGCTACTGTCCGTGGAGTGCGATCGATTTGATCAGTACACATGAAGGGATCACAAAACGCTACGGCTTCATTTATGTCAACCGCAACGAAGAAGATCTTTTAGATTTAAAACGTTACAAAAAAGATAGTTTCTATTGGTATCAAAAGGTTATTCAACAAAATGGTTTAGAGTAG